The proteins below come from a single Plantactinospora sp. KBS50 genomic window:
- the mycP gene encoding type VII secretion-associated serine protease mycosin translates to MDSGTDARHPQLAGRVLTGYDMLHDATGGDVDCVSHGTAVASIIAAQRQEGIGFQGLAPGVRILPVRVSEREVDQANNGTGEYVSPSTFASAIRRAVDDGAQVINLSLTLSTSGPDLEAAVKYARAHDVVLVAAAGNQHHDDGRPDPTPYPAAYDGVIGVGAIEESGARVGESQIGPYVDLVAPGGSVVAATRLFGHNLFTGTSFATPMVSAAAALIRSAEPELSADEVAERIVATTDPARGDASLGYGSGVLDIYRAVTERLTGGAPVALPPLPELRQDAGAAARAARWAAIRRVALWALLGTAVAVGSVVAVGLVLPRGRRRGWRPVRPADPPPAAATETDEPEEKFFQVPVGNRPH, encoded by the coding sequence CTGACCGGGTACGACATGCTGCATGACGCGACGGGTGGCGATGTCGACTGCGTGTCCCACGGCACCGCCGTGGCCAGCATCATCGCCGCCCAGCGGCAGGAGGGGATCGGCTTCCAGGGCCTCGCTCCCGGTGTGCGGATCCTGCCCGTCCGGGTCAGCGAGCGCGAGGTCGACCAGGCCAACAACGGCACCGGCGAGTACGTGTCACCGAGCACGTTCGCCAGCGCGATCCGGCGCGCCGTGGACGACGGCGCACAGGTGATCAACCTTTCCCTCACGCTCTCCACGTCCGGCCCCGACCTGGAGGCGGCGGTGAAGTACGCCCGCGCGCACGACGTGGTCCTGGTGGCCGCGGCCGGCAACCAGCACCACGACGACGGACGGCCGGATCCGACGCCCTATCCCGCGGCGTACGACGGGGTGATCGGGGTGGGTGCGATCGAGGAGAGCGGCGCGCGGGTCGGCGAATCCCAGATCGGCCCGTACGTCGATCTGGTCGCGCCGGGTGGCTCGGTCGTGGCCGCGACCAGGCTGTTCGGGCACAACCTGTTCACCGGCACCAGTTTCGCCACCCCGATGGTCAGCGCCGCCGCCGCCCTGATCAGGTCGGCCGAGCCGGAACTCTCCGCCGACGAGGTGGCCGAGCGGATCGTGGCCACCACGGACCCGGCCCGGGGCGATGCCAGCCTCGGCTACGGCAGCGGCGTGCTCGACATCTACCGTGCGGTCACCGAGCGGCTCACCGGTGGAGCGCCGGTGGCGCTGCCGCCGCTACCCGAACTGCGGCAGGACGCGGGGGCGGCGGCCCGCGCGGCACGATGGGCCGCGATCCGTCGGGTGGCGCTGTGGGCGCTGCTCGGCACCGCGGTCGCGGTCGGCTCGGTGGTCGCGGTGGGACTGGTGCTGCCCCGCGGCCGCCGGCGAGGCTGGCGACCGGTCCGGCCGGCGGATCCACCACCGGCGGCCGCGACCGAGACGGACGAGCCGGAGGAGAAGTTCTTCCAGGTGCCGGTCGGCAACCGGCCGCATTGA
- a CDS encoding WXG100 family type VII secretion target, translating to MEIKYNFPLLNHAADQCSAAAKNLTGELDDLKRGLQPMLASWDGDAQAAYHMRQSEWETAANDLRDLLGKIERSLRDSAMKMQQREHANKAKFGG from the coding sequence ATGGAAATCAAGTACAACTTCCCGCTGCTGAACCACGCGGCGGATCAGTGCTCGGCCGCCGCCAAGAACCTCACCGGTGAGCTGGACGACCTGAAGCGCGGCCTCCAGCCGATGCTGGCCAGTTGGGACGGTGACGCCCAGGCGGCCTACCACATGCGCCAGTCCGAGTGGGAGACGGCCGCCAACGACCTGCGTGATCTGCTCGGCAAGATCGAGCGGTCGCTGCGCGACTCGGCCATGAAGATGCAGCAGCGCGAGCACGCCAACAAGGCGAAGTTCGGCGGCTGA
- a CDS encoding WXG100 family type VII secretion target has protein sequence MQTDSGLMVKTGQDVDGVADRLTSNLNKLMNELTPLYDQWKGAGAGSFQQVRQRFDEDMAKLNVALRSIAEAVGSAGKDYDVSDQEIEADMSHAGATAGQITQALKL, from the coding sequence ATGCAGACCGATTCCGGCTTGATGGTCAAGACCGGGCAGGACGTCGACGGCGTCGCTGATCGGCTGACCAGCAACCTGAACAAGCTGATGAACGAGCTGACGCCGCTCTACGACCAGTGGAAGGGCGCCGGCGCGGGCTCCTTCCAGCAGGTCCGGCAGCGGTTCGACGAGGACATGGCCAAGCTCAACGTGGCGCTCCGGTCGATCGCCGAGGCGGTCGGCTCGGCCGGTAAGGACTACGACGTCAGCGATCAGGAGATCGAGGCCGACATGAGCCACGCGGGCGCGACGGCCGGCCAGATCACCCAGGCACTGAAGCTCTGA
- the eccB gene encoding type VII secretion protein EccB has product MASRRDQVQSYQFFVQRMTSALVARDPDPANAPFRRLGGAGLGGIMVAVIFLAAVGVYGLIRPGGATRWKEGGSVILEKETGTRYLYRDGELHPVLNYASALLALEAPAATVSVSRNSLVGVPRGSRLGIPYAPDSLPDPGRMLSGPWTLCSQPARNEANELVATTVLTVGRPPTGGRSPDAAALLVKDEKNNRLYLVWHDHRYLINDATTVLEALTLASEHPHPVGAAWLNALPAGEPIGTIAVSGRGTPSSALRDALTGQVFVVQSQDGSRQYYLAQRSNLLPITPLQADVVLADPATRAAYPGVRTLKATQLNADTAAAAPKAAQSDKGAARAPEQRPQIAPLTGDRPAVCARYEPGQNEPTVLLDAQVRPVKEPVRTPEQSATGIPLADRVVVEPGYGVLVSSKPSPGAPTGTLNLVTDLGYRYPLSDAAVAGVLGYGDVEPVQLPASLVVRLPSGPALDPTAAKRALDPE; this is encoded by the coding sequence ATGGCGTCGCGGCGGGACCAGGTCCAGTCGTACCAGTTCTTCGTCCAGCGGATGACCTCGGCGCTGGTGGCGCGCGACCCCGACCCGGCCAACGCGCCGTTTCGCCGGCTCGGTGGTGCGGGCCTGGGCGGGATCATGGTGGCGGTCATCTTCCTGGCGGCCGTCGGCGTCTACGGCCTGATCCGGCCCGGCGGTGCGACCCGGTGGAAGGAAGGCGGTTCGGTCATCCTGGAGAAGGAGACCGGAACCCGCTACCTCTACCGGGACGGCGAACTGCATCCCGTGCTGAACTACGCCTCCGCGCTGCTCGCCCTGGAGGCGCCGGCGGCCACGGTCAGCGTGTCCCGCAACTCGCTGGTGGGCGTTCCCCGCGGCAGCCGGCTGGGCATCCCGTACGCGCCGGACTCGTTGCCCGACCCCGGTCGGATGTTGAGTGGACCGTGGACGCTGTGTTCCCAGCCGGCCCGCAACGAGGCGAACGAACTGGTCGCCACCACCGTGCTGACGGTCGGGCGACCGCCCACCGGTGGGCGGTCGCCCGACGCCGCCGCGCTGCTGGTCAAGGACGAGAAGAACAACCGGCTCTACCTCGTCTGGCACGACCACCGTTACCTGATCAACGACGCGACGACGGTGCTGGAGGCCCTGACCCTCGCCAGCGAACATCCTCATCCGGTGGGTGCGGCCTGGTTGAACGCGCTGCCGGCCGGCGAACCGATCGGCACCATCGCGGTGTCCGGGCGAGGTACCCCGTCCAGCGCGCTGCGCGACGCGCTCACCGGCCAGGTCTTCGTGGTGCAGAGCCAGGACGGCAGCCGGCAGTACTACCTCGCACAGCGCAGCAACCTGTTGCCGATCACGCCGTTGCAGGCCGACGTGGTGCTTGCGGACCCGGCCACCCGGGCGGCCTACCCCGGCGTCCGGACGCTCAAGGCGACCCAGTTGAACGCCGACACCGCCGCGGCGGCGCCGAAGGCGGCACAGTCCGACAAGGGCGCGGCCCGGGCACCGGAGCAGCGACCGCAGATCGCGCCGCTGACCGGGGACCGGCCGGCGGTGTGCGCCCGGTACGAGCCCGGCCAGAACGAGCCGACCGTACTGCTGGACGCCCAGGTGCGGCCGGTGAAGGAGCCGGTCCGTACGCCCGAACAGAGCGCGACCGGCATCCCGCTGGCCGACCGGGTCGTCGTCGAGCCCGGGTACGGGGTGCTGGTCTCATCGAAGCCGTCGCCCGGGGCGCCCACCGGCACCCTCAACCTGGTCACCGACCTCGGCTACCGGTACCCGCTGAGCGACGCCGCCGTCGCCGGGGTGCTCGGCTACGGCGACGTGGAACCGGTGCAGCTGCCGGCGAGCCTGGTGGTGCGGTTGCCCAGCGGACCTGCGCTGGATCCGACGGCCGCCAAGCGGGCGCTCGACCCGGAGTGA
- a CDS encoding SUKH-3 domain-containing protein, with protein sequence MISRAEALERARAWASTDRSGPPPEIGLYEFDLGYVAWVAQPTPDPTTGPPAATGAPRIVVDGETGDVTTWPSLPAPEIATRYTGQQATAGRFPPDVRYVLEQAGWFPGRDVTAAVEQWRERYADDLAAMEYTPAAQAALTEFGGLVLPQFGLRGQPRGGFASYFYPISAGVVTMGAEGFMEEYDNPVFPLGTNDDGPSELLIDRQERVFMSHWVDQFYIATGIDAALIQLIRGGPWPSADDRTW encoded by the coding sequence ATGATCAGTCGTGCCGAGGCGCTGGAACGGGCGCGGGCCTGGGCCTCCACCGACCGGTCCGGCCCACCCCCGGAGATCGGCCTGTACGAGTTCGACCTGGGCTACGTGGCCTGGGTGGCGCAGCCGACACCCGACCCGACGACCGGGCCACCCGCGGCCACCGGCGCCCCCCGCATCGTCGTGGACGGTGAGACCGGCGACGTGACGACCTGGCCATCCCTACCCGCGCCGGAGATCGCCACCCGGTACACCGGGCAACAGGCCACGGCCGGCCGGTTCCCACCGGACGTGCGGTACGTACTGGAACAGGCCGGCTGGTTCCCCGGCCGGGACGTCACAGCCGCCGTCGAGCAATGGCGCGAACGGTACGCCGACGACCTCGCCGCAATGGAGTACACCCCCGCCGCCCAGGCCGCGCTCACCGAGTTCGGCGGCCTGGTGCTACCCCAGTTCGGCCTTCGTGGACAGCCTAGGGGTGGTTTTGCCAGCTACTTCTATCCGATCAGCGCTGGCGTCGTGACGATGGGCGCCGAGGGCTTCATGGAGGAGTACGACAACCCGGTCTTCCCCCTCGGCACCAACGACGACGGACCCTCCGAACTGCTCATCGACAGGCAGGAACGGGTCTTCATGTCGCACTGGGTGGACCAGTTCTACATCGCCACCGGCATCGACGCCGCACTGATCCAACTCATCCGCGGCGGACCATGGCCCTCCGCCGACGACCGCACCTGGTAA